The genomic DNA TCCCGGGCAGACGGAGGAGACATGGCGAACAAGGGAACGTGCAAGGCCGAGGGCTGCGAGAAGGAGGTACAGGCAAAGGGGTATTGTCCCCGGCACTACGCCAAATGGCGCAAGGGTGCGATGCCGAAACCGCGCTACAAGACCTGCAACGAAGAGGGCTGCCGCAAGCGCCAGGACCGGCGCGGGCTCTGCCCGGAACACTTCGCCAAACACTACACCAGGGCAAAGGCCGAAGCCGCGGCCGCAACCGCCGGGTAATCGTGGCGGCTCTCGGGGTGGCACGTCGGCCGAGCTTCGTCAGTGTCCCCCGCGTGCGCGGGGGTCGG from Candidatus Binatia bacterium includes the following:
- a CDS encoding vegetative protein encodes the protein MANKGTCKAEGCEKEVQAKGYCPRHYAKWRKGAMPKPRYKTCNEEGCRKRQDRRGLCPEHFAKHYTRAKAEAAAATAG